Proteins from a genomic interval of Buchnera aphidicola (Brachycaudus cardui):
- the rpsL gene encoding 30S ribosomal protein S12 yields the protein MATVNQLVRKPRLRKVIKSNVPALGGSPQKRGVCTRVYTTTPKKPNSALRKVCRVRLTNGFEVTAYIGGEGHNLQEHSVILIRGGRVKDLPGVRYHIVRGSLDCAGVKERKKGRSKYGVKKPKL from the coding sequence ATGGCCACAGTAAATCAATTGGTCCGTAAACCTCGTTTACGTAAAGTTATTAAAAGTAATGTTCCTGCGTTAGGTGGAAGTCCTCAAAAAAGAGGCGTATGTACAAGAGTTTATACTACTACACCTAAAAAACCTAATTCAGCATTACGTAAAGTATGTCGTGTAAGATTAACGAATGGTTTTGAAGTCACTGCTTATATTGGAGGTGAAGGGCATAATTTACAGGAGCATTCTGTAATTTTAATACGAGGTGGTCGTGTTAAAGATTTACCTGGAGTTAGATATCATATAGTTAGGGGTTCATTAGATTGTGCTGGTGTTAAAGAACGGAAAAAAGGTCGCTCTAAATAC